Below is a window of Rutidosis leptorrhynchoides isolate AG116_Rl617_1_P2 unplaced genomic scaffold, CSIRO_AGI_Rlap_v1 contig462, whole genome shotgun sequence DNA.
TGTCTCAGGACAATTATCATGTTAAAGGGAAGAATTTGTTTAAAGTATGGCGATCGTGGGGTcaacatatatatatttcataagaTTTTTATTTGACTAATAGGAAAAAAGGCTCATCTTGGAAGCAAGTACTTTACTTTTTATGATTATTTTAAAACCTTTTCTGCTTTTTTTAGACAACAAATGTTTGTCCATAAGAGTATCAAAAATGTTTGTCCATAGGCATGGAAGCTAGTAATTAATTAGAAGGGGGGCCACTGAAGTTATTGTTGTGGTATTAGCTTTAGTGAATTAAGATAGGTAAGTAGAAtccggattgtaattaaaaaaaagctAGATTTCGGATTGTTGCTTTATGATTCATGAAACACTTTGTTTTATCTTCTTTATGATCGCTGCTGATGTCCACTTATTATGATTATTCCTAAAAAACTACATCATTAGCAATTCATAACCATAATCCCCCAAAAAAGAATTACTTTTCCGGTTTTACTTTTGTTTGAGAAAAGAGTGGTGTATATTGAAGAATAGAGTATGATATGCAATGCAACAGTATGCTAGTATTTGCTTTCTCTACAACAAGGCTGCAACTTTTTTCACCATAAAGAAAGATTCACTTGCACTCTGCTGACAAATTTTGTGACTTTTGGTATTTATGAATTTAAGTACTACAGTTTGATTATATCCAGAGTTTATCATGGTAAACTCTGTCACACTTCTCTGAAGTGGACACTGAAATTAATCCCTTGAAGTTTTTGTTTATGATTACCAAAGTTTTATCTTTAACTTCAGAATAAGGAATTATACATATTCTCGATAAACTAAAAGTTTGTGGGATTTTAAATTTAGCTTGGATTCTAGCCAGGAAGAAAATTCCGACCAGAAAACGTTTAGCTTGGATTTTAAATTTTGCACTTTGATTGCCAGAAAATTTGATGAATTTGTGGTCGATTTGGTTTGGTGTGTAGGGGTTGGGGAATATTGGCCTTAACAATAGCTTACTGCTGGCAACTTTACACATTATGGATTCTGGTTCAGCTACACGAAGCGGTTCCAGGGAAGAGATATAACAGATACGTGGAGTTGGCAGAAGCTGCTTTCGGTGAAAGGTTAGGGGCATGGCTTGCAATATTCCCGACAGTTTATCTATCAGCTGGAACGGCAACGGCTTTGATTCTGGTCGGAGGAGAAACTATGAAACTATTCTTTCAGATAGTTTGTGGTCCACTTTGTTCTTCCAACCCTCTAACCACAGTAGAATGGTATTTGGTCTTCACTTCTCTATGCATCGTCTTATCTCAGCTACCAAATCTGAATTCAATCGCCGGAGTCTCGTTGATCGGGGCTATTACTGCCATCACATACTGTACAATGGTCTGGCTTCTCTCGGTTAGCCGTGACCGACCACCAAATATCTCCTACGAACCACTTTCGTTGCCCTCTTTCACTTCATCCACTTTTTCCATCCTTAATGCTCTCGGCATTATAGCTTTTGCCTTCAGAGGCCACAACCTTGTTATGGAGATTCAGGTATGAAATTATTCTTTTGCTGCAAAAACTATATTTTTTATTGTTTAGTtattaaaagaaagaaaaataaacttTGTTTGCATTTTAATAGGCAACAATGCCATCAACATTCAAGCATCCAGCTCATGTGCCAATGTGGAGAGGAGCCAAAGTTGCGTATGCCTTCATAGCATTGTGTCTCTTCCCTGTTGCCATTGGAGGTTATTGGGCTTATGGAAACCTCGTGAGTTCGTTAACTTTGAATTTTAAAAAATCTAAATCTTGTTCCCATACCATTACTCGCCTTATTTATGTTATTTCTGTTTGTTGGTGTGTAGATGCCTTCAGGAGGAATCCTAAATGCACTGTATGGATTCCACAGTCACGATATTTCAAGAGGACTTCTGGCAATGACGTTTCTTCTGGTAGTCTTCAATTGCTTAAGCAGTTTCCAAATATATTCAATGCCGGTGTTCGACAGTTTTGAATCAAGCTACACGAGTCGTACGAATCGCCCATGCTCAATCTGGGTGAGATCAGGATTCCGAGTTTTCTATGGATTCGTGAATTTCTTTATCGGAGTGGCTCTTCCATTCCTTTCGAGCATTGCCGGTCTATTGGGAGGACTGACTCTTCCGGTCACATTTGCATATCCTTGCTTCATGTGGGTTCTTATTAAAAGGCCTATCAAAGGAAGCTTCAATTGGTACTTCAATTGGATCCTTGGTTGGTTGGGTATCGCTTTTAGCTTGGCTTTCTCTATCGGAGGGGTTTGGAGCATGGTCAACGATGGACTCAAGTTGAAATTCTTCAAGCCAAGCTGAAGTTTATgtgtcattagtattattatgaatgtGAGGGATCGGAAGAGTATAATTATTAGTAACTAAAAAGTGCATCTGATATATATTTATTCATGGCTTCTCTTGGATCTTTGTATTTTGAATTTGCTTAAACTAAAGAGTGAAAAAACagtttttctttttccattttatattatttaatgtcgactATATTAATCCTTTTTATAACTTGTACAAGAATGTATTAGTGGCGATGATCTAGTATGTGGTGCAATGCCCTTTTGAGCGTGGTTGCATGATCTTCCAATGCAAGAAGCCTTTCCATTCGAACAACTTATAACTTTTAAATGATCGCAAGGAATATCaacaataatgatcataatatagcTGTTAATTGTGAGAAAAAGATGACATAATCAAAAAGAAATAGCAGCAATTCatggacaaaataaaaataaaaaataaagagaaATTTAAGTAAAATAATAAACCACAAAATTTAAATTGAATTTATCTCGATGACTTTAATATTTGTAGAAGTTTAGTTTTACATCAAACACATTAAAATCTACATCTAGCAAAAGTGTGTTTGTTGTAAGATAGTAAAACTAATTGCAGAACAAGAATGGTGAAAGAAAACaacattataaacatgaaacttaaTATCCTGGGAACATTGGAGGAGGCGGGGAACTATACTCGAAGCCAAAATTTGGTGGAAGAATGAATTCTCCAGGTGGAGATCCGAAGTAGATGGTGAAGGGGGAGATTGAATGGATGATGGAGAAGGTGGTGGTGGAGATTTGACCGGTGGTGGAGGTGAGGGGGATGGAGAAGGTGGGGGTGGAGACTTGACCGGCGGTGGGGGTGAGGGGGACGGAGAAGGTGTGTGGTGGAGACTTGACGGGCGGTGGGGGTGAGGGGGACGGAGAAGGTGGTGGTGGAGACTTGACGGGCGGTAAGGGTGAGGGGGATGAGGAAGGTGGTGGTGGAGACTTGACGGGGGGTGGGGGTGAGGGGGACGGGTAAGGGTGGGGGTGGAGAGGGAGATGGAGAAGGTGGGGGTGGAGACTTGACGGGAGGTGGGGGTGAGGGGGATGGGGAAGGTGGGGGTGGAGACTTGACCGGCGGTGGCGGTGAGGGAGATGGGGAAGGTGGGGGTGGAGAGGGTGATGGAGAAGGTGGGGGTGGAGACTTGACCGGTGGTGGAGGTGATGGGGATGGAGTAGGTGGTGGCGGAGACTTGATCGGTGGTGGAGGTGAGGGGGAAGGAGTAGGTGGTGGTGGAGATTTGATTGGTGGTGGAGGTGAAGGGGAGGGAGTAGGTGGTGGCAGAGACTTGACCGGTGGTGGAGGTGAGGGGGAAGGAGTAGGTGGTGGTGGAGAAGGTGGTGGTGGAGATTTGATTGGTGGTGGAGGTGAAGGGGAGGGAGTAGGTGGTGGCGAAGACTTGACTGGTGGCGGTGGAGACTTGACCAGTGGTGGAGGTGAGGGGGAGGGAGTAGGTGGCGGCGGAGACTTGACCGGTGGTGGTGGAGAGGGCGATGGAGATGGTGTTGGTGGAGAAGGTGATGGACTATGCGAGGGTGGAGAGGGTGATGGAGTATGCGAGGGTGGAGATTCGACTGATGGTGGAGGTGAGGAGGAAGGAGTAGGTGGTGTCAGAGACTCGGTTGGTGGCGTATGTGAGGTGGGTGGAGAGTGAGATGATGTTGGGGGTGGATGTAATGGTGAAGGAGTAGGTGGCGTCGGAGACTCGATTGGTGGAGTATGTGTGGTGGGTGGAGAGTGAAACGATGATGGGGGTGGATGGAATGGTGAAGGAGTAGATGGAGAGTGGGCTGGCGGTATTAGAGAAGGAGTTGGTGATGGTGGAGATTCTATTAGGGATTGAGGTGAAAGGGGCGGAAAAGATGGTGTAGACTTTGTTGGTGGTGTAGGTGAAGGAGTATAAGAAGGTGGATGTGAAGATTCGGTTGGTGGCAAATGTAAAGGAGTTGGAGAAGGTGGTGTCTTTATTGGTGGCAAAGGTGAAGGGGGTGGAGATTTTGTTGGTGGTGAAGGTGGCGGAGAAGGTGTTTCTACATAGTGAGGTGGAGATGATGGAGAATCTGAAGGTAAAGGGATTGGGGAAGGTGTTAAGGGAGACTCAATTGGCGGCAAAGGTGAAGGGGATGGCGAAGGTGGATGGGTAGACTTCGTTGGTGGTGGTGTTAGTGAAGGGGATGGCGAAGGAGAGTGGATAGACGGTGTTGGCGGCAAAGGTGAATGGATAGTTTTGGTTGGTGGTGGTGTTAGTAAAGGTGATGGAGAAGGTGAATGGGTAGACGGTGTTAATGGTAAAGGTGAATGGGTAGTCTTTGTTGTTGGTGGTGAATGTGAAGGGGGTGGAGAAGGTGAATGGGAAGTCTGGGTTGGTGGTGGGAGtgaaggagatgaagaaggtgAAGGGGATGGAGAAGGTAGTGGTGGAGATTGGATTTGTGGTGACGGTGAAGGGGATGGGGAATGGGATGTATGTGGAGGTGAAGGGGATGGAGAATGGGATGTATGTGGAGGTGAATAGGATGTATGTGGTGGAGGTGAAGGGGACGGAAAAGGTTCATGTGTAGTATGAGTTGGAGGAGGAGACAAAGTTGGTGGTGGAGATAGAGAAGGTGAAGGGAAAGGAGCAAGGGGCGACGACGAATGTGAAACCTCGATTGGTGGTGAAGGTGAGGGAGAATGAGAAGGTATAGATGGAGTATGTGCTGGTGGTGGAGATGATGTTGAAGGGGAATGTGGAGGTGGAGTAGACAAAGTATGGGTTGGTGGAAAAGGTGAAGGTGATGGAGAAGGTTGAGATGGAATATGTGTTGGTGGTTGACGTGAAGGAGATGGTAAAGGTGAGATTAC
It encodes the following:
- the LOC139883868 gene encoding lysine histidine transporter-like 8, with translation MEERPEAELISIPATPRVSTPEIQTPSGQRSPRPQSKEAKSSSAWTPTSFISPRFLSPIGTPMKRVLVNMKGYLEEVGHLTKLNPQDAWLPITESRNGNAHYAAFHNLNAGVGFQALVLPVAFSFLGWGWGILALTIAYCWQLYTLWILVQLHEAVPGKRYNRYVELAEAAFGERLGAWLAIFPTVYLSAGTATALILVGGETMKLFFQIVCGPLCSSNPLTTVEWYLVFTSLCIVLSQLPNLNSIAGVSLIGAITAITYCTMVWLLSVSRDRPPNISYEPLSLPSFTSSTFSILNALGIIAFAFRGHNLVMEIQATMPSTFKHPAHVPMWRGAKVAYAFIALCLFPVAIGGYWAYGNLMPSGGILNALYGFHSHDISRGLLAMTFLLVVFNCLSSFQIYSMPVFDSFESSYTSRTNRPCSIWVRSGFRVFYGFVNFFIGVALPFLSSIAGLLGGLTLPVTFAYPCFMWVLIKRPIKGSFNWYFNWILGWLGIAFSLAFSIGGVWSMVNDGLKLKFFKPS